Proteins encoded in a region of the Paenibacillus wynnii genome:
- a CDS encoding S-layer homology domain-containing protein, whose translation MQRIKRPFLWLLMAAMVVSLIPAGWAKPVSAAITSTQYFSPDDNELRNTIALDQNTITRNNVYKTSNSMMTVTGTFSQVTSSTMKVTVEQLSQVGGKWVTDNAHVILGAVNVDTNNGLSNRFSTSGLTLFSGYNKITFSGMQGLLERSESFYVLYDQVPFIQTLQVIGGGPAPINLNEGSQVVVPNQTVTLKGVVANATKVTVSLNGGTALQTTLLEDGTFFTPGLSLISGSNNLDIVVKNASDSITIKRSLYYFDVSKPFTDLKIVQSTATTKDVYNLMNNTPTVTQSTYNSASYKDYIVGQVLVPYNDLSFKDNAVVKIDGNVVSNFQILKSYGYDDSHVWTEIAGDATNEIIIPSSDGVTPAYRLVSFRADYYVNNTNKFVLNVQYAPSNFQASKLGNYKYLPGETVISNLYYLKDYNGTSAITAATSKIPLNNAQVDVGDFYIMVDSKSSLATQQLLATYLPISPNTVTMTLVSATTTGTAANEQVYKITGFSSGKQSVQFQFKNSKSTTDVTITYVTKSYIYVDSLYDGQTYSFSSDDDPSMKISGQYIGFENIVTAQLFVNGISDSTMSLGVTSTQKNFNLSLKITRSGPLVYGENIIVLTGVSKDSLGNKREIRKELRIYVIDTNGSTLKSFHPVLKNGTGLTSADLTSYSADTLGKILNLTTDFVYKNEKYVTNQQEYDLVLRGGGASTLNIYDGSQLLFSTSNNSTLLTDSNALVPIGIFTYNTKSYSYAYAGSNKDFILRLSGFKFDAPGSHVYNLELINSTGARTTQRLEVQREVTPYRILSPAATVGDQIVVNKNFVRFDIEAEGATKVMIDKFEATERADIPDRFVYDFVGLKPDKATTVKIQIVRASSTLNTTVTVYYASAIQVDTQYMAEKVASKYSVFNKALELSFPKGTLMKGYTTTGAAKYYPDTKLLFGIADPKDGVVERKNDYGNTINVDLDARTPLGATGIDIPDELTQYFTSNATTINFSRVSDIYWISGGLGERGNKGVTGYLAGTNGIAPYSTQGYYTRYDYERKIVPSQRGDLTLSFGSNIVDEVGSTITVFRYTDTGTWVNIGGEVDTKKHTVTVPFDEFGYYTVMKLRRGYNDITNHPWARNILNGLYSKGIMENLRADQFGADDTTTRGEFATLLVKGLNIPLDYNESQQTFFDIVPESSSATWDFEHIETAARAGIVTGLSDGFFGATIPLTREQAAVMIARALKLKMSLNNDKLLTSLSKSFVDTGSMEFYSRPSIEAVSRAKIMEGSPITVTGQKKPVYNFNPKGKLTRAEAGKIAVALLQKSTVIFPKNFN comes from the coding sequence ATGCAACGCATCAAGAGACCTTTCTTGTGGCTGCTAATGGCAGCTATGGTCGTCTCGCTTATTCCAGCGGGCTGGGCCAAGCCCGTTTCGGCTGCTATCACATCGACACAATATTTCAGCCCGGACGACAATGAACTTCGGAATACAATTGCACTTGATCAGAATACTATCACTCGAAATAATGTATATAAAACCAGCAACAGTATGATGACAGTTACAGGGACCTTTTCTCAGGTAACTTCTTCTACGATGAAGGTAACTGTTGAACAGCTCAGCCAGGTTGGCGGCAAGTGGGTAACAGATAATGCACATGTGATTCTTGGTGCAGTGAACGTAGATACAAACAATGGACTTAGCAATCGTTTCTCAACAAGTGGACTAACTTTGTTCTCCGGATATAATAAGATTACCTTTTCGGGTATGCAAGGTCTGTTAGAACGTTCAGAGTCTTTTTATGTCCTGTATGATCAGGTTCCATTCATCCAAACGCTACAGGTCATCGGTGGAGGACCAGCGCCTATAAATCTTAATGAAGGATCACAGGTTGTAGTTCCAAATCAAACAGTGACCTTGAAAGGTGTAGTTGCTAATGCAACAAAAGTGACTGTTTCATTAAACGGTGGTACTGCTCTACAGACAACACTGCTAGAGGATGGAACTTTTTTCACACCTGGTCTATCTTTAATATCGGGAAGTAATAACCTGGATATTGTGGTGAAGAATGCTTCAGACTCTATAACGATTAAGAGATCTTTATATTATTTTGATGTATCAAAGCCTTTTACTGATCTAAAAATTGTCCAGTCAACGGCTACCACCAAGGATGTATACAACCTAATGAATAATACTCCAACGGTGACTCAAAGCACATATAATAGCGCAAGTTATAAAGATTATATAGTAGGACAGGTTTTAGTACCGTATAACGACTTGTCCTTTAAGGATAATGCTGTAGTTAAGATTGATGGTAATGTCGTCTCGAATTTTCAAATTCTGAAATCATACGGTTATGATGATAGTCATGTATGGACTGAGATCGCTGGAGACGCGACCAATGAAATTATAATTCCTAGCTCCGATGGAGTAACTCCAGCGTATCGTCTAGTGTCCTTCCGCGCAGATTATTACGTGAACAATACGAATAAATTTGTACTCAATGTTCAATATGCACCGAGTAATTTTCAAGCCTCAAAACTGGGTAACTATAAATATCTACCTGGCGAAACAGTTATCTCTAATCTGTATTATCTTAAGGATTATAATGGAACCAGTGCAATAACAGCTGCTACTTCTAAAATTCCATTGAACAATGCTCAGGTTGATGTTGGCGATTTTTATATTATGGTAGACAGTAAGAGTAGTCTGGCAACACAACAACTGTTGGCTACCTATTTGCCGATAAGTCCTAATACGGTAACAATGACTTTGGTCTCTGCTACGACTACTGGTACTGCAGCAAATGAACAGGTATACAAAATCACTGGCTTTTCAAGCGGGAAACAGTCTGTTCAGTTTCAATTTAAGAATTCAAAATCCACAACAGATGTAACTATTACTTATGTAACTAAAAGCTATATTTATGTAGATAGTCTTTATGATGGACAGACCTATTCATTCAGTTCCGATGACGATCCATCTATGAAAATTTCCGGCCAATATATCGGATTTGAAAATATCGTAACAGCACAGCTCTTTGTAAATGGTATTTCAGATAGTACGATGTCACTGGGCGTTACAAGCACACAAAAGAATTTTAACTTAAGTTTGAAGATTACACGTTCAGGGCCTCTAGTATATGGTGAGAACATTATTGTATTAACTGGTGTTTCTAAGGATTCCCTCGGGAACAAACGGGAGATTCGTAAGGAATTACGTATCTATGTCATTGATACTAACGGTTCTACATTGAAGTCATTCCATCCTGTACTTAAGAACGGAACCGGGCTTACATCTGCGGACCTTACTTCTTATTCCGCCGATACCTTGGGTAAAATCCTTAATCTGACTACGGATTTTGTTTATAAGAATGAGAAATATGTCACCAACCAACAGGAATATGACCTCGTGCTAAGAGGTGGGGGGGCATCAACACTTAATATTTATGATGGTTCACAGCTCCTATTTAGCACATCAAACAATTCAACTTTACTAACGGATAGTAATGCATTGGTACCTATAGGGATATTTACTTACAATACCAAGAGTTACTCATATGCTTACGCAGGAAGTAATAAAGATTTCATTCTTCGCCTAAGCGGCTTTAAGTTTGACGCTCCAGGTAGCCATGTTTATAATCTGGAATTAATTAATAGTACGGGCGCACGTACTACACAACGGCTTGAGGTACAACGTGAGGTAACTCCTTACCGTATTCTTTCTCCAGCCGCAACAGTTGGTGATCAGATCGTAGTCAACAAAAACTTCGTGCGTTTTGATATCGAGGCCGAAGGTGCAACAAAAGTAATGATCGACAAGTTTGAAGCAACAGAACGTGCAGATATTCCAGACAGATTTGTTTATGACTTTGTAGGGCTTAAGCCAGATAAGGCGACTACTGTTAAAATCCAGATTGTACGAGCTAGCTCTACGCTGAACACTACAGTAACAGTGTATTATGCGAGTGCTATTCAAGTGGATACGCAATACATGGCAGAGAAAGTAGCTTCAAAGTACAGTGTTTTTAATAAGGCACTGGAATTAAGTTTCCCTAAGGGTACTTTGATGAAGGGTTATACTACAACAGGTGCTGCCAAGTATTATCCCGATACGAAGCTGCTATTCGGTATTGCCGATCCAAAAGATGGTGTAGTAGAGCGGAAAAATGATTATGGTAATACAATAAATGTAGACTTAGATGCCAGAACACCTCTCGGAGCAACCGGAATTGACATTCCTGATGAGCTTACCCAGTACTTCACTTCTAACGCCACAACTATTAATTTCTCACGTGTATCTGATATTTACTGGATAAGTGGTGGTTTAGGGGAACGGGGAAACAAAGGGGTTACGGGCTATCTTGCCGGAACAAATGGAATAGCGCCTTATTCTACTCAGGGTTATTACACTCGCTATGACTATGAACGTAAAATTGTTCCTTCTCAACGTGGAGATCTGACACTTTCGTTTGGCTCCAACATTGTGGATGAAGTGGGGTCGACGATAACCGTATTCCGATATACAGATACAGGAACATGGGTGAATATCGGTGGTGAGGTGGATACCAAGAAACACACCGTTACCGTTCCGTTCGATGAATTCGGTTATTATACGGTTATGAAGCTGCGCCGCGGCTATAACGACATCACCAATCATCCTTGGGCCAGAAACATATTGAATGGTTTATATTCCAAAGGAATTATGGAGAATCTCCGTGCGGATCAATTTGGTGCAGACGATACAACTACACGCGGAGAATTTGCTACATTATTGGTCAAAGGACTTAATATTCCTTTGGACTACAATGAAAGTCAACAAACTTTTTTCGATATCGTACCGGAGTCAAGTTCAGCGACCTGGGATTTCGAACATATCGAGACTGCTGCAAGAGCCGGTATTGTTACTGGACTTAGTGACGGATTCTTCGGAGCTACTATACCGTTGACTCGTGAACAAGCTGCAGTGATGATCGCCAGGGCCTTGAAGCTGAAAATGTCTTTAAATAACGATAAGCTATTGACCAGCCTAAGCAAATCCTTCGTAGATACGGGCAGTATGGAGTTCTACTCACGCCCTTCCATTGAAGCTGTATCCAGAGCTAAGATAATGGAAGGTAGCCCGATAACGGTTACTGGACAGAAAAAGCCTGTATATAATTTCAATCCAAAGGGCAAGCTGACAAGAGCAGAAGCTGGTAAAATTGCTGTAGCTCTCCTACAAAAGAGTACAGTGATCTTCCCAAAGAACTTTAACTAA
- a CDS encoding WecB/TagA/CpsF family glycosyltransferase — MKDTKILPTVPIYGIPVSKLDMKETVSYLVQAVSARAPHQIITANPIMVMSALENPEYMNIMTSAELVVPDGTGVVWAAERCGNPVKERVAGFDLLHELLKTGESYHWRVYLLGSTQEVIQETARRLQMQYPAIIIAGFRDGYFGPAEDQEVVAEIVSTKPDLLFVARGADSQEPWIAKYKSQLAIPIMMGVGGSFDVISGKSRRAPKAFQKLRLEWLYRLLKEPTRYRRMLALPKFALKVLRDKEKVTKA; from the coding sequence GTGAAAGATACGAAAATCCTACCTACGGTGCCCATTTACGGGATTCCGGTGAGCAAGCTAGATATGAAAGAGACTGTTTCTTATTTGGTTCAGGCGGTTTCTGCGCGTGCACCGCATCAGATTATTACAGCGAATCCGATTATGGTAATGAGTGCCTTGGAGAACCCTGAATACATGAACATTATGACTTCTGCCGAGCTGGTTGTACCGGACGGGACAGGTGTTGTTTGGGCGGCTGAACGCTGTGGTAATCCCGTGAAGGAACGTGTGGCAGGCTTTGATTTGCTACATGAATTATTGAAGACTGGTGAAAGCTATCACTGGAGAGTTTACCTCCTTGGCTCTACACAGGAAGTGATTCAGGAGACTGCCAGAAGGTTACAAATGCAGTATCCTGCAATTATCATTGCTGGCTTCCGTGATGGTTACTTTGGACCGGCTGAGGATCAAGAGGTTGTAGCTGAGATTGTGAGTACTAAGCCTGACCTGTTGTTTGTCGCTCGGGGCGCAGATAGCCAGGAGCCTTGGATTGCTAAATACAAGTCACAACTTGCAATTCCGATTATGATGGGTGTCGGTGGAAGCTTTGATGTGATCTCGGGTAAGAGCCGCAGGGCCCCCAAAGCATTCCAAAAACTTCGGTTAGAGTGGTTATACCGACTCCTTAAAGAGCCAACACGTTATCGCAGAATGCTTGCGCTGCCGAAATTCGCATTAAAAGTGCTGCGTGACAAAGAGAAAGTGACAAAAGCTTGA
- a CDS encoding DUF5693 family protein, which yields MQQKWQRWNISSRKWLWIMVIVGLVAALAVAYDRLQTERSSKTVEIVFDYRDLVDVASYRAKPQDYIAEQLDRLKGAGVQSMAVSESTLDDLRKARRIMIWGSTEAAALTEGVVQENENYTYVLFTSGDNYKALEPSIRQTFSDTGIATRNWSFRGQQGLIIETPLEEATLKPMQPDPLTIDMLHAKGFNIVPRLLDSLSYNQESVAKLLQYYESVNVTRIIFEGESVKGFNDDEGLNSLNAFSDLLKEHGMGIAVIENLKTQQKGFNKLAYNLDYNVARLYSLSETDSGLDPVVIADRFALATKDRNIRMLYLNAAPARDMTKAMITDTLDNLITSLSDSEGAVQKIQNNGFTLGQATAAEVVDSPYQRYFKLIAVIGAVALVALMISYFIPWLTLPALVFGLVGSAGLLVLKPVLFEQALALAVAISAPTLGMVLAIRKINVLGPPLRDGNKVTANVKKSTTRTVYSVMSPQRRFVHSLVLYIKTALISLSAVPFVVALLNNVTYSLVLEQFRGVSLLHIAPIGLVALYVLLYRGEFTFIKTGKLLRMPVTVAMVILAGVLGVLGLYYISRTGNSGSVSSLEMSFRTFLENTVHVRPRNKEFLLAHPFFILGAFLALKYRNAAFLMIVAVIGQLSMVDTFAHIHSPLLISLVRGLLGLGLGAIIGIVAVLAWQIAERCWKRWSPLLKR from the coding sequence GTGCAGCAAAAATGGCAACGTTGGAATATATCTTCCCGGAAGTGGCTTTGGATTATGGTTATAGTTGGACTGGTAGCAGCTCTGGCCGTAGCCTACGATCGCCTGCAGACGGAAAGATCCTCCAAGACAGTTGAGATTGTATTTGATTATCGGGATTTGGTCGATGTAGCCAGTTATAGGGCTAAACCGCAGGATTATATAGCAGAACAGCTTGATCGCTTAAAAGGTGCTGGTGTGCAAAGCATGGCCGTCTCTGAGAGCACGCTTGATGATCTGCGCAAGGCACGGCGTATAATGATCTGGGGCTCTACAGAAGCGGCAGCGCTGACAGAGGGCGTTGTTCAGGAGAATGAGAACTATACGTATGTACTCTTTACCAGTGGTGATAATTATAAGGCACTGGAGCCGAGCATCCGTCAGACTTTTAGTGACACAGGGATTGCTACAAGGAACTGGAGTTTCCGTGGACAGCAGGGTCTCATCATTGAGACACCGCTAGAGGAAGCAACGCTTAAGCCGATGCAGCCTGATCCGCTTACGATCGATATGCTGCATGCCAAGGGCTTCAATATTGTTCCGCGGCTACTGGACTCGTTGAGCTATAATCAGGAATCTGTAGCAAAACTGCTGCAGTATTATGAGAGTGTCAACGTAACACGTATTATCTTTGAAGGGGAATCTGTCAAAGGTTTCAATGATGATGAGGGCTTGAACAGCTTGAACGCCTTCTCAGACCTCCTTAAGGAGCATGGAATGGGGATTGCGGTCATAGAGAACCTGAAGACTCAGCAAAAGGGTTTCAATAAACTTGCGTATAACCTGGATTACAATGTAGCCCGGTTGTATTCACTCAGTGAGACAGATTCAGGTCTTGATCCTGTTGTCATTGCTGACCGTTTCGCATTGGCCACCAAAGACCGCAACATTCGGATGTTGTATCTGAATGCGGCTCCGGCGCGCGACATGACCAAAGCTATGATCACCGACACGCTGGATAACTTGATTACAAGTCTTAGTGATTCAGAGGGTGCTGTTCAAAAAATTCAAAACAACGGCTTTACACTGGGACAGGCTACCGCCGCAGAGGTTGTAGACTCACCTTACCAGCGCTATTTCAAGCTTATTGCGGTGATTGGAGCTGTAGCGCTCGTAGCGCTCATGATATCCTACTTCATTCCATGGTTGACACTCCCCGCCTTGGTCTTTGGTCTGGTAGGTAGTGCAGGACTTTTGGTGCTGAAGCCTGTTCTTTTCGAACAAGCGCTGGCTCTTGCTGTAGCGATCAGTGCTCCAACTCTGGGTATGGTGCTGGCTATCCGTAAAATTAACGTTTTGGGTCCTCCTTTAAGGGACGGTAATAAAGTAACTGCGAATGTTAAGAAGAGTACCACACGCACCGTGTATTCTGTTATGAGTCCGCAGCGCCGGTTTGTTCACAGTCTTGTGTTATATATTAAGACTGCCTTGATCTCTCTAAGTGCAGTGCCTTTTGTGGTGGCTTTGCTTAACAATGTGACTTACAGTCTCGTTCTGGAACAATTCCGTGGAGTTAGTCTCCTGCACATCGCTCCTATCGGTCTGGTTGCGTTGTATGTGCTGTTATATCGCGGAGAGTTTACCTTTATTAAAACCGGGAAACTGCTGCGTATGCCAGTTACAGTGGCTATGGTTATTTTAGCAGGTGTATTGGGTGTCCTAGGTCTGTACTACATTAGCCGTACTGGTAATAGCGGTAGTGTAAGTTCGCTTGAAATGTCTTTCCGTACGTTCCTGGAAAATACGGTCCATGTTCGTCCGCGTAACAAAGAGTTTTTATTGGCTCATCCATTCTTCATTCTAGGAGCATTTCTGGCCTTGAAATATCGGAACGCGGCCTTCCTTATGATTGTGGCTGTCATCGGTCAATTGTCGATGGTAGATACGTTCGCACACATTCATTCACCGCTTCTGATTTCTCTCGTTCGTGGACTGCTGGGACTGGGTCTGGGAGCTATTATCGGTATCGTTGCTGTATTGGCATGGCAAATTGCAGAAAGGTGTTGGAAACGATGGTCGCCGCTCCTCAAAAGATAG
- the csaB gene encoding polysaccharide pyruvyl transferase CsaB, with product MVAAPQKIVISGYYGFRNSGDEAVLQSILIALKRQADSAGIAIEPIVLSIDPEWTIATYGVKSVHRMKLGEVRRALSESSGLISGGGSLLQDVTSSKSIPYYLGIIKLAQWMGKPTFIYAQGIGPLNRKLFHPFIKSVFRKCKYVSVRDEQSRKLLQKIGLAAEKIEVVPDPVMGLSLPEGEAEAITESSSLPVIGISVRFWEADRRELNAIAEGLRQASVAQPLHLRFLPFHLPSDNEASRYIMELLGKDIEGNGGRVSICENAVHPQHMLREVEQCDVLIGMRLHSLIYAAGRRVPLIGISYDPKIDHFLDRIQCDPVGSTDALESKRLASEILHLLREGATWQQERESLISMLVQEAEAPAKKIAQYLSHKG from the coding sequence ATGGTCGCCGCTCCTCAAAAGATAGTTATTTCCGGGTATTACGGCTTTCGCAACAGCGGAGATGAAGCGGTACTGCAGTCCATCCTTATTGCACTGAAGCGGCAGGCAGATTCCGCCGGAATAGCGATTGAACCCATAGTGTTATCTATAGATCCGGAATGGACAATCGCAACTTATGGTGTGAAATCTGTACACCGAATGAAGCTTGGTGAAGTCCGAAGAGCTCTTTCAGAGAGCTCTGGTCTAATCAGCGGTGGGGGCAGTCTTCTGCAGGATGTAACCAGTAGTAAAAGCATTCCGTACTACTTAGGCATTATCAAGCTTGCTCAATGGATGGGGAAGCCCACCTTTATTTATGCTCAGGGAATCGGACCTCTGAATCGCAAATTGTTCCATCCTTTTATTAAATCGGTATTCCGTAAATGTAAGTATGTATCGGTAAGGGACGAGCAATCTCGCAAACTGCTTCAGAAGATTGGACTTGCGGCTGAGAAAATTGAAGTCGTACCTGATCCTGTTATGGGCTTGTCCTTACCTGAGGGTGAAGCTGAAGCAATCACAGAATCTTCCTCTCTTCCGGTCATTGGTATATCCGTTCGTTTTTGGGAAGCGGACCGACGCGAGCTAAACGCTATTGCTGAAGGTTTAAGGCAAGCTAGTGTTGCTCAGCCGCTGCATCTGCGGTTCTTACCCTTTCATTTACCCTCTGATAATGAAGCCTCACGATATATCATGGAGTTATTGGGTAAAGATATTGAGGGGAATGGCGGGAGGGTCAGCATTTGTGAAAATGCAGTACATCCTCAGCACATGCTTCGTGAGGTGGAACAGTGCGATGTACTAATCGGTATGAGGCTCCATAGCTTGATTTATGCCGCAGGACGGAGAGTTCCTCTGATTGGGATATCCTACGATCCGAAAATTGATCATTTTCTGGATCGAATACAATGTGATCCGGTCGGATCGACAGACGCTTTGGAGAGTAAGAGGCTCGCATCGGAGATCCTTCATTTGTTGCGTGAAGGAGCTACATGGCAGCAGGAGCGGGAATCCTTGATCTCCATGCTCGTTCAAGAGGCGGAAGCGCCTGCGAAGAAAATCGCCCAATATTTAAGCCATAAAGGATGA
- a CDS encoding phospho-sugar mutase, with translation MTQLSPQALETLERWLQDPLVDEATKGELRALENDPKELEERFYRDLEFGTGGLRGVIGAGSNRINRYTVGRATQGFAKYILEQYNGEGSPSVVIAHDSRRFSPEFTLEAALVLAGNGIKTHLFPSLRSTPQLSFSVRDLKATGGIVITASHNPPEYNGYKVYNADGGQLIPDEAEKVISYIQQVDSFDAVKRISREEAESQGLLHWLGEQEDEAFTDTVASVSVAREEITSSLGRNFKIVYTPLHGTGNIPVRSVLSKIGFTEVFVVPQQEEPDSEFSTVKSPNPEEREAFTLAMELGEELNADLLIGTDPDADRMGAVVRDKDGKFVVLSGNQSGALMIHYYLSRLQEQGKLPANGAVVKTIVTSEMGAAVASHYGATVFNTLTGFKYIGEKMTQFEASGEYTYLFGYEESYGYLAGTYARDKDAVLAAMLIAEAGAYYKAQGKTLYDVLQELYEKFGYFLESLESRTLKGKDGVAQIQGIMNDWRSNPPQEIAGTAVSEIQDYSLGINGLPKENVLKYLLADGSWFCLRPSGTEPKIKVYFAVRGESLQNAKDKVAALTVQVMGRVDGNN, from the coding sequence ATGACTCAGTTAAGCCCACAAGCCTTAGAAACCTTGGAACGTTGGCTCCAGGACCCTTTAGTCGATGAAGCTACGAAGGGAGAGCTCCGCGCCTTAGAGAACGACCCGAAGGAACTTGAGGAACGCTTTTACAGAGATTTGGAATTTGGTACAGGGGGTCTGCGCGGTGTGATTGGTGCGGGCAGCAACCGGATTAACCGTTATACTGTTGGGAGAGCAACTCAAGGCTTCGCTAAATATATACTAGAACAATATAATGGTGAGGGTAGCCCCTCTGTTGTTATTGCCCATGACTCGCGCCGCTTCTCCCCTGAATTCACACTGGAGGCAGCTCTTGTGCTTGCGGGTAACGGGATTAAGACGCATTTGTTCCCATCCCTGCGTTCTACACCGCAGCTCTCATTCAGTGTTCGCGACTTGAAGGCAACAGGCGGAATTGTTATTACGGCTAGCCACAATCCACCTGAATATAATGGCTACAAAGTGTATAATGCCGATGGTGGACAATTAATTCCGGATGAAGCTGAGAAAGTCATTTCCTACATACAACAGGTTGATTCCTTTGATGCAGTGAAACGCATCTCACGGGAAGAGGCGGAGAGCCAAGGCTTGCTGCATTGGCTTGGTGAGCAGGAGGACGAGGCCTTTACGGATACAGTAGCCAGTGTTAGTGTAGCCCGGGAAGAGATTACATCCTCTCTAGGTCGTAATTTTAAGATCGTATATACTCCTTTGCATGGTACCGGCAATATTCCGGTTCGTTCAGTTCTTTCCAAAATTGGTTTTACTGAGGTATTCGTTGTACCGCAGCAGGAAGAGCCGGATTCCGAATTCTCTACAGTAAAGTCGCCTAACCCTGAAGAGCGGGAAGCTTTTACTTTAGCTATGGAGCTTGGTGAGGAACTGAATGCTGATCTATTGATTGGTACAGACCCGGATGCTGACCGTATGGGTGCAGTGGTGCGGGACAAGGATGGCAAGTTTGTGGTTCTATCCGGCAATCAATCCGGCGCCTTGATGATCCATTATTATTTGAGCCGTTTGCAGGAGCAGGGAAAACTGCCGGCAAATGGAGCAGTGGTGAAGACGATAGTAACCAGTGAGATGGGGGCCGCTGTAGCGAGCCATTATGGAGCAACAGTGTTCAACACCCTTACCGGATTCAAATATATCGGTGAAAAAATGACACAGTTCGAAGCATCCGGTGAATACACGTATCTTTTCGGTTATGAGGAAAGCTACGGCTATCTTGCAGGAACTTATGCCCGTGATAAAGATGCTGTATTAGCGGCTATGTTAATCGCTGAAGCAGGTGCTTATTATAAAGCTCAGGGTAAAACTCTTTATGATGTACTGCAGGAACTGTACGAAAAATTCGGTTATTTCCTGGAGAGCCTAGAATCACGGACACTCAAGGGAAAAGACGGCGTGGCACAGATTCAGGGGATTATGAACGATTGGCGCAGCAACCCTCCGCAGGAAATTGCGGGTACGGCTGTTAGCGAAATTCAGGATTACTCCTTGGGAATTAACGGACTGCCAAAGGAAAACGTATTGAAATATTTGCTCGCTGACGGCTCATGGTTCTGCTTGCGTCCTTCTGGAACAGAACCGAAGATCAAGGTTTATTTTGCAGTACGGGGTGAATCACTGCAGAATGCCAAGGACAAAGTGGCTGCGCTCACTGTGCAGGTCATGGGACGTGTTGACGGTAACAACTAA
- a CDS encoding glycosyltransferase family 4 protein, whose product MLIIYIAGFIVCMGLALCLTPLVKKFAIKIGATDVPNARKVHTKIMPRLGGLGIFLAFVLGLLAVLPIIPYDFTPREANFIKALLCGGGLIVLIGGLDDRFELSAKVKLLGQIAAACIVVFGFGITVDFVNIPFNNTYSSLESWISIPLTIFWIVGVTNAVNLIDGLDGLAAGVSGIAIATIAVMALLMGNVMVALLCLLLLGSIVGFLFFNFHPAKIFMGDTGSLFLGFCLALLALLGFKQIAVVSFITPLLIIGVPLSDTFFAIVRRKLQKKPIFAPDKGHLHHCLRELGFSHRQTVLIIYGIASFFGILAIIQSSAALKEANWVTFVVICVMLFFLQIGAEITGLIGKTKRPVIDLILRLRLKLDPERSSKS is encoded by the coding sequence ATGTTAATTATATACATCGCCGGATTTATCGTGTGTATGGGCCTCGCGCTGTGCTTGACACCGTTGGTGAAGAAGTTCGCCATTAAGATTGGTGCCACGGATGTGCCTAATGCCCGTAAAGTGCATACGAAGATTATGCCCCGCCTTGGCGGACTAGGTATTTTTCTGGCGTTTGTGTTAGGCCTGCTTGCCGTATTGCCGATTATTCCTTATGATTTTACTCCGCGTGAGGCCAACTTCATCAAAGCGCTGCTATGTGGCGGCGGACTGATTGTTTTGATTGGCGGTCTTGATGATCGTTTTGAACTGTCAGCCAAGGTGAAGCTGCTGGGCCAAATTGCCGCAGCATGTATCGTCGTATTCGGTTTTGGAATTACTGTGGACTTTGTAAATATTCCTTTTAACAATACGTATTCATCACTAGAAAGCTGGATATCCATTCCACTTACAATCTTCTGGATTGTCGGGGTCACCAATGCTGTTAATCTGATTGACGGTCTGGATGGACTAGCTGCAGGGGTATCGGGGATTGCTATCGCTACAATTGCCGTCATGGCTTTGTTGATGGGCAATGTAATGGTTGCGTTGCTATGTCTGTTGCTGCTTGGCAGTATCGTAGGATTCCTGTTCTTTAACTTTCATCCTGCGAAGATCTTTATGGGTGATACCGGCTCGTTGTTCCTTGGCTTTTGCTTAGCTCTGCTGGCGCTGCTAGGGTTTAAACAAATTGCCGTGGTATCCTTTATTACACCTTTGTTGATTATTGGGGTTCCTCTATCGGATACGTTCTTTGCAATTGTGCGCCGCAAGCTGCAGAAGAAGCCGATTTTTGCACCTGACAAAGGTCATTTGCATCATTGCTTACGCGAGCTTGGCTTTAGCCATCGTCAGACTGTACTCATAATATATGGTATAGCCTCTTTCTTTGGCATACTGGCTATTATCCAATCTTCAGCTGCTTTGAAAGAAGCGAACTGGGTTACCTTCGTAGTCATCTGTGTTATGCTCTTCTTCCTGCAGATTGGCGCTGAGATTACTGGGCTTATCGGTAAAACTAAACGTCCTGTAATTGACCTCATTTTAAGATTACGATTAAAGCTTGATCCAGAAAGAAGCTCCAAATCATAA